One window of the Gemmatimonadota bacterium genome contains the following:
- a CDS encoding lysophospholipid acyltransferase family protein, translating into MIRTAWVLFAGLVTTAYCASVVTFSARFRKARLPCVCEGMPRAWARAVLRLAGVKVRLLGDERMDWDRPLVVVANHQSWFDVFALAAYLPTKARFVAKQELGRIPIFGKAWKACGHISVDRSDRKQAVESLQHAGRRVRDEKLVMILFPEGTRSPDGRLQPFKKGAFVLAIETGVPLVPLGITGSREVMAKGSFRIHPGEITIRVGEPIGVEGLGHENRDELLKRSRAAVAALIGQSLGAGNGSSPAVDDFEETTL; encoded by the coding sequence TTGATTCGGACGGCGTGGGTTCTCTTCGCGGGCCTCGTGACGACCGCGTACTGCGCCAGCGTGGTCACCTTCTCCGCACGCTTTCGAAAGGCTCGTCTTCCCTGCGTCTGCGAAGGGATGCCACGGGCATGGGCACGCGCGGTCCTGCGTCTCGCAGGCGTGAAAGTGCGCCTCCTTGGGGACGAACGCATGGATTGGGACCGGCCCCTGGTCGTGGTCGCGAATCACCAGTCCTGGTTCGACGTCTTCGCCCTCGCCGCATACCTCCCCACGAAGGCGCGGTTCGTGGCGAAGCAGGAGTTGGGTCGAATTCCCATCTTCGGAAAGGCCTGGAAGGCTTGTGGCCACATCTCCGTGGACCGATCCGACCGAAAGCAGGCGGTGGAGTCGCTCCAGCATGCCGGACGGCGGGTGCGCGACGAAAAACTCGTCATGATCCTCTTTCCGGAGGGGACTCGCTCCCCGGACGGGCGGCTCCAGCCCTTCAAGAAGGGGGCCTTCGTTCTCGCGATCGAAACGGGCGTGCCCCTCGTTCCCCTCGGGATCACGGGAAGCCGCGAGGTCATGGCGAAGGGCTCCTTCCGGATCCACCCCGGTGAAATCACCATCCGGGTGGGCGAGCCGATCGGTGTCGAAGGGCTCGGGCACGAGAACCGGGATGAGCTTCTGAAGCGGAGCCGGGCCGCGGTGGCGGCCCTCATCGGACAATCACTCGGCGCGGGGAATGGGTCCAGCCCCGCGGTGGACGACTTCGAGGAGACGACGCTGTGA
- a CDS encoding NAD(P)H-hydrate dehydratase, with protein MRRAVPLSPLFTDYGREEVPLLTGTEAARLDAWAIEEAGVPSPVLMENAGRSAALVLQRLWPTGPVLVSVGSGNNGGDGIVLARTLAAAGREVRIVAAGSRPDPESLLHGWPLAIRPAPASDEDLDGLLSGADVIVDALLGTGATGAPRGVVRRAIEAMNRAAAPVLALDLPSGVDAETGAVSGVAVGAEVTVAFGAPKLGALLFPGRERSGRLVAVEIGFPPMPGEVAAAALVTTGWAQAHRPKRALVTHKKAAGWVVILAGSPGMGGAAVLAARGALRAGAGYVQVASAPENRELILGAVPEAIFLDATNEPALLAAVRSCDVLAAGPGMGTGAVEAARLDRLLALPELRGIVLDADALSLLGGGKLPSFPGAVPAARRLLTPHPGEMARLRAEPEEIRTMPLTACRQGAARWDAALLLKGAPSVVAAPDGGAVRVSTSGSSDLARAGIGDVLTGVAGAFMARGLSGADAGALALHVTGRAARLSGRGETLLPTDVADAVGEALLTPEPESSDLALPFVTLDLGPPR; from the coding sequence ATGAGACGCGCCGTCCCCCTTTCGCCACTATTCACGGACTACGGACGCGAGGAGGTTCCCCTCCTCACGGGGACCGAGGCGGCCCGCCTGGACGCCTGGGCGATAGAAGAGGCCGGCGTCCCCTCTCCCGTCCTGATGGAGAACGCGGGGCGGAGCGCGGCGCTTGTGCTCCAACGCCTCTGGCCGACGGGGCCGGTGCTGGTCTCGGTCGGCTCCGGGAACAATGGGGGCGATGGGATCGTGCTCGCGCGGACGCTCGCGGCGGCGGGGCGTGAGGTGAGGATCGTGGCGGCGGGGAGCCGCCCCGACCCGGAGTCCCTCCTCCACGGGTGGCCACTCGCGATTCGCCCCGCGCCCGCGTCCGATGAAGACCTCGACGGGCTTCTCTCGGGGGCGGACGTGATCGTGGATGCCCTCCTCGGCACGGGGGCGACGGGGGCTCCCCGGGGGGTCGTCCGACGTGCCATCGAAGCGATGAATCGGGCGGCGGCGCCCGTTCTCGCGCTCGACCTTCCGTCCGGTGTGGATGCGGAGACCGGCGCGGTCTCGGGAGTTGCCGTTGGGGCCGAGGTGACGGTGGCCTTCGGCGCGCCGAAGCTCGGGGCCCTGCTTTTTCCCGGGCGCGAGCGGAGCGGTCGCCTCGTCGCCGTCGAGATCGGATTTCCGCCGATGCCGGGGGAGGTCGCCGCGGCGGCACTGGTCACGACGGGGTGGGCCCAAGCGCACCGGCCGAAGCGGGCGCTCGTCACCCACAAGAAGGCGGCGGGATGGGTGGTGATCCTGGCCGGCTCCCCCGGGATGGGAGGGGCGGCCGTCCTCGCCGCACGGGGCGCCCTGCGCGCGGGAGCGGGATACGTGCAGGTCGCCTCGGCTCCCGAAAACAGGGAACTGATCCTCGGCGCGGTTCCCGAGGCGATCTTCCTCGACGCGACCAATGAGCCGGCTCTCCTCGCCGCCGTCCGGAGCTGCGATGTGCTCGCCGCGGGGCCGGGGATGGGGACGGGAGCCGTCGAGGCTGCTCGCCTGGACCGCCTTCTCGCCCTCCCCGAGCTCCGGGGGATCGTCCTCGACGCGGACGCCCTCTCCCTCCTCGGGGGGGGAAAGCTCCCGAGCTTTCCGGGGGCGGTTCCGGCGGCCCGGCGCCTCCTGACCCCGCACCCTGGGGAGATGGCCAGGCTCCGGGCGGAGCCCGAGGAGATCCGGACGATGCCCCTGACCGCGTGCCGGCAGGGTGCCGCGCGATGGGATGCGGCCCTCCTTCTCAAGGGGGCTCCCTCCGTTGTGGCGGCACCGGACGGGGGGGCCGTGCGGGTCTCCACGAGCGGCTCCTCCGATCTCGCCCGCGCCGGGATCGGGGACGTCCTGACCGGGGTCGCCGGCGCCTTCATGGCCCGGGGGCTCTCGGGGGCGGACGCCGGCGCGCTCGCCCTCCACGTCACCGGACGCGCCGCGCGCCTCTCGGGGCGCGGGGAAACGCTTCTCCCGACGGATGTCGCGGACGCGGTCGGCGAGGCGCTCCTCACTCCCGAGCCGGAGTCGTCGGATCTTGCTCTCCCCTTCGTGACGCTCGACCTGGGCCCGCCCCGGTGA
- a CDS encoding Minf_1886 family protein, producing MTDVQFADEILDRLRERNPRFHGKAYLFLLSSLHYVMAELEQPRHISGAELAEGARSLALERFGPLARTVLEHWGIHSTDDLGEIVFALVEAGILVAEPHDRPQDFRGLFDFEEAFERGYPWRVVD from the coding sequence ATGACGGATGTTCAATTCGCCGACGAGATCCTGGATCGCCTCAGGGAGCGGAATCCCCGCTTCCACGGGAAGGCCTATCTCTTCCTCCTCTCCTCCCTGCATTACGTGATGGCGGAGTTGGAGCAGCCCCGGCACATCTCCGGCGCCGAGCTGGCGGAGGGAGCGCGGTCCCTCGCCCTGGAGCGCTTCGGGCCGCTCGCCCGGACGGTCCTCGAACACTGGGGGATCCATTCGACCGACGACCTCGGCGAGATCGTCTTCGCCCTGGTGGAGGCGGGAATTCTCGTGGCCGAGCCCCACGATCGTCCGCAGGACTTCCGGGGGCTCTTCGACTTCGAAGAGGCCTTCGAGCGCGGTTATCCTTGGAGGGTTGTGGACTAG
- a CDS encoding DUF6789 family protein gives MNISYGRAVLGGLVGTVLMTVVGLWIAPMMGMPAMNPAEMLAGAMGGMLALGWAAHFMIGTVLALIYAVVAPSLPGAPVVRGALYGIAPFLLAQIAVIPMMGMPIFSGSMTMAMGSLIGHLIYGGVVGGIYGPVPARAQASAHSSSAAARHS, from the coding sequence GTGAACATCTCGTATGGCCGAGCGGTACTCGGTGGCCTCGTAGGAACCGTCTTGATGACGGTGGTGGGCTTGTGGATCGCTCCGATGATGGGGATGCCCGCGATGAATCCCGCGGAAATGCTCGCGGGTGCCATGGGAGGGATGTTGGCTCTCGGTTGGGCAGCCCACTTCATGATCGGCACGGTCCTCGCTCTCATATACGCTGTGGTGGCACCATCGCTTCCGGGCGCACCCGTCGTTCGCGGAGCCCTGTACGGAATCGCACCCTTCCTCCTCGCGCAGATCGCGGTTATTCCGATGATGGGAATGCCCATCTTCTCCGGTTCCATGACGATGGCGATGGGCAGCCTCATCGGCCACCTGATTTACGGAGGCGTGGTGGGTGGCATCTATGGCCCCGTCCCCGCTCGCGCGCAGGCCTCCGCTCATTCGTCGTCCGCCGCGGCGCGGCATTCCTGA
- a CDS encoding thioredoxin family protein encodes MTRTLKLPFLFGVALLAATVSATGLEAQAATAHSKEDFTQERFAQLQAEGAFILVDIFADWCPDCAIQQRVLTEYREQHPDVPLHTLVVNFDTQKDIVTQFRAPRQSTLILFRGTEQLWFSVAETRAEVLVQALNEGYAGR; translated from the coding sequence ATGACCCGCACGTTGAAGCTCCCGTTCCTTTTCGGCGTCGCGCTCCTCGCGGCCACCGTAAGTGCCACTGGTCTCGAAGCCCAGGCGGCCACGGCTCACTCGAAGGAGGACTTCACCCAGGAACGCTTCGCACAGCTGCAGGCGGAGGGGGCCTTCATTCTGGTGGACATCTTCGCGGACTGGTGCCCGGACTGCGCTATCCAGCAAAGAGTCTTAACAGAATACCGCGAGCAACATCCGGACGTTCCGCTCCACACCCTCGTCGTGAATTTCGACACCCAGAAGGACATCGTGACCCAGTTCCGGGCTCCGCGGCAGTCCACCCTGATTCTCTTCCGAGGAACCGAGCAGCTCTGGTTCAGTGTCGCTGAGACCCGGGCCGAGGTCCTCGTTCAGGCGCTGAACGAGGGATACGCGGGGCGGTGA
- the eno gene encoding phosphopyruvate hydratase produces MSGTRIRVVWGREILDSRGNPTVEAEVELEGGAMGRAAVPSGASTGEHEAVELRDGDKGRYLGKGVRTAVGNLRGEIRTLLVGMDAADQVALDRALIQADGTPNKGRLGANAILAASLATARAHASARGLPLFESLGGPDAVLLPVPMMNILNGGAHAPNNVDLQEFMVMPLGADSFDEGLRMGVEIFHRLKEVLRERGGSTAVGDEGGFAPDLSGNEEAVEVVLRAIERAGYRPGEDVVLALDAAASEFHKGGSYEFRWSSGEKRDAAGMVEFWIEWVGRYPIRSLEDPLDENDWEGWKALTEAIGDRVQLVGDDIFVTNSDRLRRGIAEGVANSILVKVNQIGTLTETLEAISVAKEAGYTSVISHRSGETEDVFIADLAVATEAGQIKTGSASRTDRVAKYNQLLRIQETLGERARYPGRALWSRG; encoded by the coding sequence GTGAGCGGAACACGAATCCGGGTGGTGTGGGGGAGGGAGATTCTCGACTCGCGGGGGAATCCGACGGTCGAGGCGGAGGTGGAGCTCGAGGGCGGCGCCATGGGCCGGGCGGCCGTGCCGAGCGGCGCCTCCACCGGCGAGCACGAGGCGGTGGAGCTCCGGGACGGCGACAAGGGTCGTTATCTGGGGAAGGGCGTCCGCACCGCGGTCGGGAATCTTCGTGGGGAGATCCGCACCCTCCTCGTCGGGATGGACGCGGCCGACCAGGTCGCTTTGGACCGGGCCCTCATCCAGGCGGACGGGACCCCCAACAAGGGTCGTCTCGGCGCGAACGCGATCCTGGCGGCCTCACTCGCCACCGCCCGCGCCCACGCATCGGCCCGCGGCCTCCCGCTCTTCGAGTCGCTCGGCGGCCCGGATGCCGTTCTCCTCCCCGTCCCCATGATGAACATCCTGAACGGCGGAGCACACGCCCCGAACAACGTGGACCTCCAGGAGTTCATGGTCATGCCGCTCGGGGCGGATTCCTTCGACGAAGGGCTCCGGATGGGCGTCGAGATCTTCCATCGCCTGAAGGAAGTCCTGCGCGAGCGGGGCGGGAGCACCGCGGTCGGCGACGAGGGGGGATTCGCTCCCGACCTCTCCGGGAACGAGGAAGCGGTCGAGGTCGTGCTCCGCGCCATCGAGCGCGCGGGTTACCGCCCCGGCGAGGACGTGGTTCTCGCCCTCGATGCGGCGGCCTCCGAGTTCCACAAGGGCGGGTCGTACGAGTTTCGCTGGTCGTCGGGGGAGAAGCGGGATGCGGCCGGGATGGTGGAGTTCTGGATCGAGTGGGTTGGCCGGTATCCAATTCGGTCGCTGGAGGACCCGCTCGACGAAAACGATTGGGAGGGATGGAAAGCCCTCACCGAGGCGATCGGGGACCGGGTCCAGCTCGTCGGGGACGACATCTTCGTCACGAATTCCGACCGGCTCCGGCGGGGGATCGCCGAAGGGGTCGCGAACTCCATCCTCGTGAAGGTGAACCAGATCGGGACTCTCACCGAGACGCTCGAGGCGATCTCGGTGGCGAAGGAGGCGGGCTACACTTCGGTGATCTCCCACCGGTCCGGAGAAACCGAAGACGTCTTCATCGCGGACCTCGCCGTGGCCACCGAGGCAGGCCAGATCAAGACCGGGAGCGCCTCTCGAACCGACCGGGTCGCGAAGTACAACCAGCTTCTTCGAATCCAGGAGACACTCGGGGAGCGGGCCCGGTATCCCGGGCGGGCTCTCTGGTCCCGGGGATGA
- a CDS encoding cytochrome c biogenesis CcdA family protein yields the protein MTLDITAIPIAFFAGVVGVLSPCVWPLVPVVMASAATGGRRGPYFLAGGLAIAFAFAGTFLTFILVSTGTDPEFFRYFAATLLIAMGGLLIVKRLGDWVSTGLSRFTAGLNRGGRIRPAVGGGEFGVGLLLGVVWLPCVGPTLGVAIALASFGEDFLRSFFVMLSYGVGTGGVLLTAGVLSGGFLARRKALSATAGALGKKILGWSVLLLGLAVLTGMDKRLEALAVDLLPSWIFSL from the coding sequence GTGACGCTCGACATCACGGCGATCCCGATCGCCTTCTTTGCCGGGGTGGTCGGGGTCCTATCCCCGTGCGTGTGGCCGCTGGTGCCGGTGGTCATGGCATCGGCTGCCACCGGAGGTCGCCGGGGGCCCTATTTCCTCGCCGGCGGATTGGCGATCGCCTTCGCCTTTGCCGGCACCTTCCTGACCTTCATCCTGGTCAGCACGGGGACCGATCCCGAGTTCTTCCGCTACTTCGCCGCCACGCTGCTCATCGCCATGGGCGGACTCCTCATCGTGAAGAGGTTGGGGGACTGGGTGTCCACGGGCCTGTCCCGATTCACCGCCGGCCTCAATCGGGGAGGCCGGATTCGACCCGCAGTAGGCGGCGGTGAGTTCGGGGTCGGACTCCTCCTCGGGGTGGTCTGGCTCCCCTGCGTCGGGCCCACCCTCGGGGTGGCGATCGCGCTCGCTTCGTTCGGCGAAGACTTCCTTCGTTCCTTTTTCGTCATGCTCTCCTACGGGGTCGGGACGGGCGGCGTGCTCCTCACCGCCGGTGTGCTCTCGGGCGGATTTCTGGCGCGGAGGAAAGCGCTAAGCGCAACCGCCGGAGCACTCGGAAAGAAGATCCTGGGGTGGTCCGTCCTCTTGCTGGGACTTGCGGTTCTCACCGGGATGGACAAGCGCCTCGAAGCCCTCGCGGTAGATCTCCTCCCCAGCTGGATCTTCTCTCTCTGA
- a CDS encoding septum formation initiator family protein — MIRRFLFPGLVILALYYALFGGEYSAFELRGIRSESRESVVRVRELAKLTEELATRAEALESDDRALEFIARENFGMIRDGEILYRFADSGEDEEEEP; from the coding sequence ATGATACGGCGCTTTCTCTTCCCCGGGCTCGTGATCTTGGCTCTTTATTACGCCCTCTTCGGAGGGGAATACTCGGCCTTCGAGCTGAGGGGAATCCGGTCCGAGAGTCGTGAGTCGGTCGTGCGCGTGCGGGAGCTCGCCAAGCTGACGGAGGAGCTCGCCACACGGGCCGAGGCGCTCGAAAGCGACGACCGCGCCCTCGAGTTCATCGCCCGCGAGAACTTCGGGATGATCCGTGACGGGGAGATCCTCTACCGCTTCGCGGATTCGGGGGAAGACGAAGAAGAGGAGCCCTGA
- the thiL gene encoding thiamine-phosphate kinase, which yields MSDGGRGATPLGGGKEFDRIREILSGLPSLGPGIRVGPGDDACVLEDGWVISTDLSVEGIHFRLDWITAEEAGFRAAAGGLSDLAAMAADPIGILASVAAPEAGEGAIALMAGVKRLAQEHGAPLLGGDLTRSPGPLFLDIVSVGRAETPLLRSGAEEGDELWVTGSLGGAAGATALWSAGLPVPPPLRQAFAQPRPRILEARWLVQAGARGGLDLSDGLAGDGGHLAAASGVAVVLEEEAIPIHPALAAAALPGSAGPLALALHGGEDYELLLAAPSGRLAPRVEEFARRFDLSLTRVGRVVRGEGVYLEPAGSGPLRRPDRGGYDHFGGGGGT from the coding sequence GTGAGCGACGGGGGGCGCGGCGCTACCCCGCTCGGGGGAGGGAAGGAGTTCGACCGGATCCGGGAGATTCTCTCCGGGCTTCCCTCGCTCGGCCCCGGGATCAGGGTGGGCCCCGGAGACGACGCCTGCGTCCTCGAGGACGGGTGGGTGATCTCCACCGACCTCTCGGTCGAGGGGATCCACTTTCGTCTGGACTGGATCACGGCCGAAGAGGCCGGATTTCGAGCCGCGGCGGGAGGGCTCAGTGACCTTGCGGCCATGGCAGCAGATCCGATCGGGATCCTCGCCTCGGTCGCGGCGCCGGAGGCCGGCGAGGGGGCGATCGCCCTCATGGCCGGGGTGAAGCGGCTTGCCCAGGAGCACGGGGCCCCGCTCCTCGGCGGGGATCTCACGCGCTCTCCCGGCCCTCTTTTCCTGGACATCGTTTCGGTCGGGCGGGCGGAAACACCCCTCCTCCGATCTGGAGCGGAAGAGGGAGACGAGCTCTGGGTCACGGGGTCGCTCGGGGGCGCGGCGGGCGCCACGGCCCTCTGGAGCGCGGGGCTTCCCGTCCCGCCTCCGCTACGGCAGGCCTTCGCACAGCCCCGCCCGCGGATTCTGGAAGCCCGCTGGCTCGTCCAGGCCGGGGCCCGGGGCGGCCTGGACCTCTCGGACGGCCTCGCCGGCGACGGGGGACACCTGGCCGCGGCATCGGGGGTCGCCGTCGTCCTGGAGGAGGAGGCGATTCCCATTCATCCCGCGCTCGCGGCGGCGGCCCTCCCTGGAAGTGCCGGCCCCCTGGCCCTCGCCCTTCACGGGGGCGAAGACTACGAGCTCCTCCTGGCGGCCCCTTCGGGCCGGCTCGCCCCGCGGGTGGAGGAATTCGCGAGGCGGTTCGATCTTTCCCTTACGCGAGTCGGGCGGGTGGTGCGCGGCGAGGGGGTGTATCTCGAGCCCGCCGGGTCCGGTCCACTCCGGCGTCCGGACCGGGGCGGGTACGACCACTTCGGGGGAGGGGGAGGCACTTGA